Below is a window of Pseudomonadota bacterium DNA.
TTTAAACTGAAATATCTAGTTGCCCTTCATGATTTCAACTAATGTCTCAATTCTTGTCCGTGCAGGACCCTTTTCTGCCGGGGCATAATCGGATTCAATCTTGACCATCGGAATTCCTGCTTCCTCTTCTAACATTTTACTAAAATAATGGGCCTGGATATCAAATCCGTCACGGTACATCATCTGATACCAGAGAACTCCACCGCAGGAAAACTCCTTTGCCTTTGTAATAAGCCGTTCCATGCGATCTCCCCAGGGGCGATCCCAGGGGGCAAGTATCCGTTTGTCAAAATATGTATCGGACAAGTTTTGTATCGGGTCCGCCCCATTAATTTCCACATTATCCAGATAAGGACGGTATCCTTCCGTGACCTCTTCATAAACAATATCAGCTTCAGTATTTTCAATAATATCATGCACAAGATTATCACCGTTCGCCAAAGAAGATGCAATCATCATAACCCGTTTTCGATCTTTGTTCGAAACAGGCTTTTTTATTACTTCATCGCGAACAGCTTCAAGAATTTCTATGAAAAAGTCTTTATCAGCAAAAGTGGATGCATGCTGAAGCATTGTGAAATCTCTGCTGCTGATGGCAGCCTGGTTTATTTTTCGCGTAAAGCTGATTTCTTTTAAAAGGCTTCTTATTGTGTTTCCGGTTTTGATCTCATCAAAAAGCTTTTCATCAGTAATTTTGTTTCCGGTGAGATCTTCAAGCTTTTTCTTCAGTAATTCCAAACCACCTTTAAAATACACACGCGCCGCCTCTCCTTTGTTATGGGGAACGCCATATCGGATGACATCTGTATCGCCGTAGTAGTTCCAGGAATCGGCAATTATCTTGTGGTTACAGTCTGTGTGGGGAACGATCAGAACATCCGGCAAATTATATACCAGATCGCCACCCATCAGGTATGCAATCTGGGTTTTGCAAAAAGTACAAAAAAACCTTGGATTGTACTTTAAACTTTCGATTACGGAATCAGCATCGCCACCTTTTAAAAGGCAAACCGGAATTGCACCAGCTGCATGGACAAGTTCTTCAGGCATGAAACCGCCGGGTGTGTAACCGATAATTTTGATACCATCGTTTTTTTGTTTCCTTAATGTCGATGCTCTGTCCGACAAATGATCTTTCAGCCGTTTCATTGCTCCCATGTTTCTTACTCCTTATATCAGTATATTTTTTGTTATTACGGCGAACACGTATATATGAATTATCTATCAGGTTTTGAAAGTGGCTCGAAAGGTATTAAAATTACAGTATGTTTTGTTCCAAAGACATTAAGTAACTTCTTAAATTAATTTTTTTGTTCTTAATGCCGATTTTCTTTCTTATATTATCCCGATGGAAATCAATTGTGCTCATAGCCAGGCATAAGATATTTGCTATTTCCTTAGTGGTTTTGCCCAGTCTTATAAGGCTTGCGACCTGAATTTCGGTTGGAGTTAAATCCAGTTGTGAAGCAGATACATAGGGAACAAGCGGGGTAAGAATATCATTCAGGTTAGCTTCAATTATATGTATAAGATTCTCCTGATAATCATCTAGAGTAGTATTGTTCAGTCTTTCAAGGTATGGAACAACAAGTTGCCTGATATTAAAAATAAGTTTTTCTTCCAGCTTTGTTTTATCCATTTCACGTTTTTTCAAAAGAACTTCCAGCGCCGTGTTGTTCTTCTCAAGTTCGGTCGTACGTTGTTGAACTATTTTTTCCAGATCATCCTTCATTTTTCTTTCTTGTTCTTCCACATTTTTTATATCGGTAATATCTCTTATATTTCCAACAATTGCTGTTGGTCCTCCATTTTCATCCAATATCACCGATCTGGTGTTGCTTACCCATCGATAACCTTTTGTCTTATGCTTCATACGAAAGATTATCGTCCGGTTCGTGTCGATTTCATTTGAATTAAGATCTAAATTTCTAAAAAACTCACGGACATTTTCCTTTTCTTCAGGATGAAGAAAATTCAAATTTTCAGACTTTTGCAGGTGCATTATTTCTTCAGACGTATATCCGAGCAAATGTATGGAAGATGGACTTAGGTATTCGAATTGGTGTGTTTCAAAATTTATACAATAAATTACATCATATGAATTATCAAGAACCCTCTTAAAACGCTTTTCGCTCTCAATCAGGGACTTTTCAATATTTGCTTTTTCCTTGATAATTTCTTGGAGTTTATGGTTGGTCTCCAAAAGATCATCGGTATGAACCTTTATAAACTCTTCATCCAACTCAAAATGCTTTATTATTGTATCAGTATTTTCTAAACACTTTCTGTATTTCATAGTATGTACCGGCAAAACGTTAAAGAATATGGATAACTTTTTCGCCGCTTCCTTCGCAGCCTGATGTTGTGTAGCTATGGATCATTGGATCGAGGGTATGCTTTCGTAATCAAGCAGGAATTCTTAAACAAAATCGGGAAAACCTCCCAAGAATACCATGAGATTGACAACTGGATCTTTTAACAGTAAAAATTAATAATTATAGATCTCTTCAGTGGCTCCTGATTTCTTGGCATCAACCACATTATATATATCTAAGGAAAATGTTATGTCATCTAAGTTTTCTTGACCACGAAAGAAGCTTTCGTCTAATAATGCCAAACTTTACAAATTTTCAGGGGCTTTTCTCAAAGAGTACCGGCAATGGCGGGAGGTAAGCCAGAAAAAACTAGCAGAATCAATCCGCATCAGCGTTCGTGAATTGCAAAATTGGGAGGCCAAGCATCGCAGTGCATGAATTGAGCATCTTTACGACCTATCGGAATTAAACGGACATCCGTAATTTCTGCCAGGAACCCGAAAAAATTAAGTTACCCGGAAAAAGGTCAACAGCCATCAAAGTTAACAGGCAAACGACTGCCCGTAATAGTTGATTTTAATCCTTTAATCGTTGATAAAGCCAGGCAGGAAAAACAACATGGTCATAAGAAATGTATTAAATGCCCTCAAATTTTTGGTTACGAAGAGATGGCATTTAAGCTTCCCTTCTCATTTGACGAATCGGATAATTTCTGAAAGAAGTAAGTTGCCTGTTTTGGTTTAGAGTGTTTACATAGTGCTCAAAAGGGGAGAATTAATAAATTAGACATAATATTATCGTAGGATTTGGTTATGAAAAAAGTAATATGGTTTTGCATTGCATTAATGTTTACGATCAGTCTGATGTCCTGCACAAGATTTTTTATATTAAAGAAGGAAGTGGCTCGACTTGATAAATCCTATTATTTGGGAGGTAAGCTTGGCCATGAGTTCCAAACGAACATGAGTGTATGGGTGTTTGTCTGGGAAAAACATGAAGATGGCGTAATTGACATAACTGAAGCGGAAAAACTGGATGCAAACAAAACGTTTGTCATTATGCTGCCCCCCGGGGAGCGATATTATGTTGGCGCCCTGGAAGATGCAAATAACAACGAAGAATATGATCCGGGTGAACGGATATGGTTCAACGGAGAGCCCAGTCCGGTAGAATTTAGAAACGGAAGGAGTAATACACTCATTATTCGGCTTTCAGGCAAAATCAAACCAACGAAAGAAGATATCCGTGCTTTTGCCAGAGCACGGAAGGGTCGCAGCTATATAGAGCTAAAGGGCTCAGGACAAGTTCCCATTTTCATCGGCAAACAGGCCGAGCTAAACGATCCCATATTTTCTGCACAAATGGGAGAAAAAGGTCTATGGGAACCGGCCTCTTTTCTTAATGAAATCGGACTTGGTGTTTACTTTCTATCCGAATATGATCCTGATAAAATTCCGGTTCTTTTCGTTCACGGGGCAGGCGGATCTCCCCAGGATTGGAAACACATATTAAAAGGGTTTGATGATCATAAGTATCAAAAGTGGTTCTACCATTATCCCGGCGGAATTAGACTGAACCAGACAGCCGATGCCCTGAATATAATCATAGAGACCCTTTATAAAAAATACCGGTTCAAGGAACTATATATTGTAGCTCACAGTATGGGCGGCCTTGTTTCCCGCTCGTTCATCATCAAGAATCGGATTGAGGCAGGAAACAGCTATATTACCAAATTTGTGTCCATTGCTACTCCCTGGGCCGGGCATGAAGCTGCAGCTCTGGGGGTAAAGCGTGCTCCGGCAGTTATTCCTTCCTGGATTGATATGCAGTTGAACAGTCAGTTTATCAATGAGCTTATGGAGCAAAAAATAGAAGACAAATTAGACTACTATCTTTTATTTACTTTTAAAGGGGCAAAATCGGCTTTTCTTCCTGCAAGCAATGATGGTACTGTTAGTCTGGCCAGTCAGCTTACACCAAAAGCACAGCAGGAAGCAAAAAGACTGTTTGGTTTTAACTGTAACCACACATCGGTTCTTCATAACGATGATGTGATAACAACTCTTAAGAGCATTATGAAGAATCCCTGATATTATCAAAGGTGTTGTTTTCTGCCCTGTAGATCTCAACGTATCTATTTGGTATTGAACGACAAAAGCCGCGCCTGCTCTTGAACGTTCAAAGCCACCCACATTTTATCATATAGGTAATAATTAATTAATAATTAATTATTGACAAGAACGGTACAATAGTACAAAATTTTTATGTTATTAAAATGGGTTTGCAAAAAACTTCCGGTTGTATTTTACGCCAAAAGAAAGGAATGTATAGACAATGAGTTATGATTTTAATGCAGATGATATATTTGAAATAGCTGAACAATTAGAAAAAAACGGTGCAAATTTTTACAGAAAAGCAGCAGGAAGCACCTCTGATTCTGCCGGCAAAACACTTTTACTTAAGCTTGCCGATATGGAAGATAATCATGAAAAAAGCTTCAAGGAATTAAGAGCTGGTCTTGGTGAAAAAGAGAAAGCGCCTTTAGTTTTTGATCCTAATGATGAAGCTGTTCTTTATCTTCGTGCAATAGCTGATACAAGAGTGTTTTTTGAAAAACAGATTGATAATACCTCTCTTAAAGAGATCTACAAATCAGCAATTGAAGCCGAAAAAGACTCAATTGTATTTTATTTGGGTATTAAAGATGCTGTTCCCGTAAAATTCGGGAAAGATAAAATTGAAGCTATAATTAAAGAAGAAATGAAGCATATCAGGATGCTAAGCGCTGAGCTGCTAAGTCTCAAATAGGAGTTTTTAAATTCTTAAATACTAATTTGTTTTCCTGCACCAAACGTCAGTTGTATGATAACGTTCTTATATCATGTATGGTATAAGAGTTTTTACTCCATATTTTTTCCATATTCTCCAAGGGTTGCAAGTCCGGAACGGTCAAGCAGTTTAATGTTCCGGCCTTCGACCTCAATTAATTTCATATCAGCCATTTTTGCAAAAATTCTTGACATGGTTTCGGGAATTGTTCCAAGAAGGCTGGCAAGCTGAGTTTTTGAAATATTTAATTTGACAGAGTTGTTTTCTCCCTGTTCTTCGGCAAGGTGTAATAAATATGATGCAAGCCGACCCGGAACCTCTTTAAGAGAAAGATTTTCGATCTGGACTGTAAATTGCCTTAGTCTCATGGAAAGAACGGCAAGCATACTTAAAGAAAGAGAAGGATTTTTTGTTACCAGGTTTATGAAATCCGTTCTCGGAAAAAACAGGCAATGACTTTTTGCAATCGCTTGTGCGTTAGCAGGAAAAGCCTGGCCGGCAAATACCGGAACTTCTCCAAAAGGTTCTCCGGGACCCAATATGTGAAGGATTTGCTCTTTTCCTTCGGAAGATACTTTGTAGATTTTAACAAGACCATCTGCAACAACATAAAAACCGTTTCCAGGATCACCTTCTAAAAAAATAGTTTCACCTTTATTAAAATATTTGCTTACGGCAATATTTTGTATATCATTAAGCTGCTCATCTAAAAGGCCGTTAAAAAGCGGAACAGCAGATATTATTTCAAAAATATTTTTCATGTATTCTCCTTTTTCAAAAATATTGTCTTTTTCTTGACCTAAGTCAAGGTAAAGACATTTTAAAATATGTATTATAAGCTCAAAAGTTAATAAACCATAGCAAATATAAATAAGGAGGAATAAATTATGTTTTGTAACCAGTGTGAGCAGACATCAAAAGGAGAGGGATGTACTAAAGGGGGCGTATGCGGTAAAAGCTCTGAAGTAGCAGCTTTGCAGGATCTTCTGATTTATGCGGTAAGAGGATTATCTTTGTATGCTATCGAAGGATATAAAGCGAATATTAAAGATGATGAAATAAATATATTTACCTGCGAGGCGGTTTTTTCAACTTTAACAAATGTGGATTTTGACCCTGCAAGATTTCAAAAACTTATTGATCAATGTGTTGTTCTCCGCAATTCCCTTAAGGAAAAGCTTGCAAAAGCCGGGATTAATACCGCTTATGCAGAAGGCCCGGCAGTTTTTGTTCCTGAAAAAACAATCGAGGGACTTATAGCACAGGGAGAAAAAGTCGGGGCAAAAAGTGATCCTGATATTAACCCTGACATTTTGTCTCTGCAACAGATTTTAACATACGGAATAAAGGGTGTTGCAGCCTACGCCGACCATGCAAGAATATTAGGACAAAGCGATGATAAAGTATATCAATTTATTTATGAAGCTCTTGCTGCCGGATTAAATAAAAACCTGGGCGCTGATGAACTCGTAGGACTTGTTTTAAGATGTGGCGAGGCGAATCTTCTTGCAATGGAGCTTTTGGATACCGCAAATACTGGTGCTTACGGACACCCTGTTCCTACAAAAGTGCCTTTAGGAGCCAAAAAAGGAAACGCAATACTTGTTTCAGGTCATGATTTAAAGGATCTGGAAGAAATACTGAAACAAACCGAAGGCAAGGGAATAAATGTTTATACCCATGGGGAAATGCTTCCCGCCCACGGTTATCCTGGGCTTAAAAAGTATTCACATTTGTATGGACACTACGGAACGGGATGGCAAAACCAGGCAAAAGAATTTGCCGAATTTCCCGGTACAATACTTATGACAACAAACTGTATTCAAAAGCCGAAAGATGTTTATAAAGACAATATCTTTACTACCGGTCTTGTCGGCTGGCCCGGTGTAACACATATAGCTGATAAAAACTTTGCTCAGGTGATAAATAAAGCTCTTGGCATGCCCGGTTTTGAAAAAGACAATGACGGCAAAAGCGTTATGGTTGGATTTGCCCGCAATGCGGTTATGGGAGTTGCAGGACAGGTTATCGAAGCTGTTAAGGCAAAGGCGATAAGACATTTCTTTCTTGTTGCAGGCTGCGACGGAGCAAAACCGGGACGTAATTACTATACCGAGTTTGTCGAAAAAGTCCCTAAGGATTGTGTAGTCTTAACTCTTGCCTGTGGCAAGTTCCGCTTTTTTGACAAGGATCTTGGAGATATCGGCGGCATACCAAGGCTTCTTGATGTTGGGCAGTGCAATGATGCATATTCTGCCGTTCAGATTGCAGTTGCTTTATCAAAAGCCTTCGATTGCGGTGTAAACGATCTTCCGCTTTCTATGGTACTGTCCTGGTATGAGCAGAAAGCAGTTGCGATTCTGTTGACCCTGCTTTATCTTGGAATAAAAGATATCAGGCTTGGGCCAAGTCTTCCGGCTTTTATAACACCTAATATTTTAAATGTGCTGGTGGACAAATTTAATATCATGCCTATAAAAACTCCTGATGAGGATTTAAAGGCAATATTGGGATAACGATAGTAAATAAGGATTGCGGCGGGGTGTAAAACCCCCGCCCTATGTACAATTTGAAATATAACTTTTTGGAGGAATATATGAAATGTCCAGGGCAGGACAGCCGGTATTGGAAACAGGGGGCCATATTTGATGAAACCTGTCCCAAATGCGGTAGTAAAGTTGAATTTTTTAAAGATGACACAGCAAGAAAATGCGGAAACTGCGGCCACAGATTTATTAACCCTAAAATGGATTTTGGATGTGCGTCTTATTGCGAATATGCAGAACAATGCCTTGGAACACTTCCCGATGAGCTTCTTGCCAAAAAAGAAGATTTATTAAAAGACAGGGTTGCTATAGAAATGAAGCGATATTTTAAAACCGATTTTAAAAGAATTGGTCATGCTTCAAAGGTTGCCCGGTATGCCGAAAGAATCGGCAAACTTGAGAAAGGAAATCTTGCTGTAATTTTGGCAGCTGCTTATCTTCACGATATAGGAATAACCGAGGCTGAACGTAAATATAACAGTACAGCCCCAAAATATCAGGAAGAGCTTGGGCCGCCTATTGCAAGGGAAATTCTTATAAAGCTTGGTGCAAATGAGAAATTAATCGATGAGGTATGCGATATAGTAGGCCATCATCATCACCCCCGGCCTGATGATAATATTAATTATAAAGTTGTTTACGATGCTGATGTAATCGTCAATGTTGAGGACAATCATAAGGAAAAACCTGCTGATAAAGATTACATAACTAAAATAATCGAAAAATCTTTTTTGACCGAAAACGGCAAAAACATTGCACGTGAGGTCTTATTATAATAGGCATAAATGAGGATCAGTTATGAAAGTTACCCGAAAAATAATAGAAATAGATGACGAGCTTTGTGACGGCTGTGGCCAATGCGTTCCATCCTGCGCGGAAGGTGCGCTTCAGATAGTTGACGGAAAAGTAAAAGTAATATCAGACAACTTATGTGACGGACTCGGAGCCTGTCTCGGAGAATGTCCGACCGGTGCTTTAAAGGTTATAGAGCGAGATGCGGAAGAGTTTGATGAAGAGGCTGTTGAAAAACAACTTCACGAGAATAAGAAAAAAATAGCAGAAGAACCTGCTTTAGCGTGTGGTTGTCCATCTTCTACAGTTCAAATCCTGTCCTGTCCTGATGCCGGCAGTTCTTCTTCGCAAGCGCAAAATGAAGAATCTACTCTTGGCCACTGGCCAGTACAAATTAAACTGGTTCCGCCAAAAGCACCTTTTTTGAAAGGAGCGGATTTACTTGTTCTGGCAGATTGTGTGCCTGTATCTTTTCCAACCCTTCACAGGGATTTTCTAAAAGGAAAAGCGGTAATGATGGGATGCCCCAAGTTTGATGATGCTGAAGAATACATAGACAAATTTGCGCAGGTTTTCAAAGAAGCCGGAATGAAAAGTGTAACAACGGTAATCATGGAAGTTCCATGCTGTTCCGGTTTGCCAATGATAGTGAAAAAAGGAATGGATCAATCGGGTGTTAAAATACCTATGGAAAAAATCGTGATAAGCACAAAAGGAAAAATCATAAGCCGTATAAAAGAATAAATAATTGCTTTAATACGTTTACGAGTCTGTTTCCGGTGGTACCGGGACAGGAACCTTGAAAAACTGAATTCCTTCTTCTTTTAACGTTTTTTCTTCCTGATTGGTGCTGACACCTCTTATATTTCGTGGTTCTGATACACCATAATGAATTTTTAAAGCTTCCGTGGCAAAATTTGTTCCGACATTGTCAAAATTTTTTTCTACAAATTCGGAAAGCTTTTCAGTCATTTTTTCAAGTACTGCCTGTTTATCAGGTATATTCT
It encodes the following:
- a CDS encoding 2-hydroxyacyl-CoA dehydratase family protein; its protein translation is MGAMKRLKDHLSDRASTLRKQKNDGIKIIGYTPGGFMPEELVHAAGAIPVCLLKGGDADSVIESLKYNPRFFCTFCKTQIAYLMGGDLVYNLPDVLIVPHTDCNHKIIADSWNYYGDTDVIRYGVPHNKGEAARVYFKGGLELLKKKLEDLTGNKITDEKLFDEIKTGNTIRSLLKEISFTRKINQAAISSRDFTMLQHASTFADKDFFIEILEAVRDEVIKKPVSNKDRKRVMMIASSLANGDNLVHDIIENTEADIVYEEVTEGYRPYLDNVEINGADPIQNLSDTYFDKRILAPWDRPWGDRMERLITKAKEFSCGGVLWYQMMYRDGFDIQAHYFSKMLEEEAGIPMVKIESDYAPAEKGPARTRIETLVEIMKGN
- a CDS encoding PAS domain S-box protein translates to MKYRKCLENTDTIIKHFELDEEFIKVHTDDLLETNHKLQEIIKEKANIEKSLIESEKRFKRVLDNSYDVIYCINFETHQFEYLSPSSIHLLGYTSEEIMHLQKSENLNFLHPEEKENVREFFRNLDLNSNEIDTNRTIIFRMKHKTKGYRWVSNTRSVILDENGGPTAIVGNIRDITDIKNVEEQERKMKDDLEKIVQQRTTELEKNNTALEVLLKKREMDKTKLEEKLIFNIRQLVVPYLERLNNTTLDDYQENLIHIIEANLNDILTPLVPYVSASQLDLTPTEIQVASLIRLGKTTKEIANILCLAMSTIDFHRDNIRKKIGIKNKKINLRSYLMSLEQNIL
- a CDS encoding alpha/beta hydrolase; this translates as MKKVIWFCIALMFTISLMSCTRFFILKKEVARLDKSYYLGGKLGHEFQTNMSVWVFVWEKHEDGVIDITEAEKLDANKTFVIMLPPGERYYVGALEDANNNEEYDPGERIWFNGEPSPVEFRNGRSNTLIIRLSGKIKPTKEDIRAFARARKGRSYIELKGSGQVPIFIGKQAELNDPIFSAQMGEKGLWEPASFLNEIGLGVYFLSEYDPDKIPVLFVHGAGGSPQDWKHILKGFDDHKYQKWFYHYPGGIRLNQTADALNIIIETLYKKYRFKELYIVAHSMGGLVSRSFIIKNRIEAGNSYITKFVSIATPWAGHEAAALGVKRAPAVIPSWIDMQLNSQFINELMEQKIEDKLDYYLLFTFKGAKSAFLPASNDGTVSLASQLTPKAQQEAKRLFGFNCNHTSVLHNDDVITTLKSIMKNP
- a CDS encoding ferritin family protein, whose product is MSYDFNADDIFEIAEQLEKNGANFYRKAAGSTSDSAGKTLLLKLADMEDNHEKSFKELRAGLGEKEKAPLVFDPNDEAVLYLRAIADTRVFFEKQIDNTSLKEIYKSAIEAEKDSIVFYLGIKDAVPVKFGKDKIEAIIKEEMKHIRMLSAELLSLK
- a CDS encoding Crp/Fnr family transcriptional regulator, producing MKNIFEIISAVPLFNGLLDEQLNDIQNIAVSKYFNKGETIFLEGDPGNGFYVVADGLVKIYKVSSEGKEQILHILGPGEPFGEVPVFAGQAFPANAQAIAKSHCLFFPRTDFINLVTKNPSLSLSMLAVLSMRLRQFTVQIENLSLKEVPGRLASYLLHLAEEQGENNSVKLNISKTQLASLLGTIPETMSRIFAKMADMKLIEVEGRNIKLLDRSGLATLGEYGKNME
- the hcp gene encoding hydroxylamine reductase — protein: MFCNQCEQTSKGEGCTKGGVCGKSSEVAALQDLLIYAVRGLSLYAIEGYKANIKDDEINIFTCEAVFSTLTNVDFDPARFQKLIDQCVVLRNSLKEKLAKAGINTAYAEGPAVFVPEKTIEGLIAQGEKVGAKSDPDINPDILSLQQILTYGIKGVAAYADHARILGQSDDKVYQFIYEALAAGLNKNLGADELVGLVLRCGEANLLAMELLDTANTGAYGHPVPTKVPLGAKKGNAILVSGHDLKDLEEILKQTEGKGINVYTHGEMLPAHGYPGLKKYSHLYGHYGTGWQNQAKEFAEFPGTILMTTNCIQKPKDVYKDNIFTTGLVGWPGVTHIADKNFAQVINKALGMPGFEKDNDGKSVMVGFARNAVMGVAGQVIEAVKAKAIRHFFLVAGCDGAKPGRNYYTEFVEKVPKDCVVLTLACGKFRFFDKDLGDIGGIPRLLDVGQCNDAYSAVQIAVALSKAFDCGVNDLPLSMVLSWYEQKAVAILLTLLYLGIKDIRLGPSLPAFITPNILNVLVDKFNIMPIKTPDEDLKAILG
- a CDS encoding HD domain-containing protein, with amino-acid sequence MKCPGQDSRYWKQGAIFDETCPKCGSKVEFFKDDTARKCGNCGHRFINPKMDFGCASYCEYAEQCLGTLPDELLAKKEDLLKDRVAIEMKRYFKTDFKRIGHASKVARYAERIGKLEKGNLAVILAAAYLHDIGITEAERKYNSTAPKYQEELGPPIAREILIKLGANEKLIDEVCDIVGHHHHPRPDDNINYKVVYDADVIVNVEDNHKEKPADKDYITKIIEKSFLTENGKNIAREVLL
- a CDS encoding 4Fe-4S binding protein, with amino-acid sequence MKVTRKIIEIDDELCDGCGQCVPSCAEGALQIVDGKVKVISDNLCDGLGACLGECPTGALKVIERDAEEFDEEAVEKQLHENKKKIAEEPALACGCPSSTVQILSCPDAGSSSSQAQNEESTLGHWPVQIKLVPPKAPFLKGADLLVLADCVPVSFPTLHRDFLKGKAVMMGCPKFDDAEEYIDKFAQVFKEAGMKSVTTVIMEVPCCSGLPMIVKKGMDQSGVKIPMEKIVISTKGKIISRIKE
- a CDS encoding DUF1178 family protein, which gives rise to MIVYDLQCEQGHVFEGWFEDIRTFNNQNKKKLIACPVCNNTSIMKVPTTFGIKSSGNGQNIPDKQAVLEKMTEKLSEFVEKNFDNVGTNFATEALKIHYGVSEPRNIRGVSTNQEEKTLKEEGIQFFKVPVPVPPETDS